The proteins below are encoded in one region of Chloroflexota bacterium:
- a CDS encoding HAD family hydrolase yields MTQLECEAILFDLDGVLIDSTSCITRHWQEWTRQHGLEMAAVMQVAHGLRTVETMRLVAPHLDAEKEAERFTAIEVADTEGVVAIEGASRTLNGLPKGVWTIVTSGSHDLARARLTRAGLPVPDTLVSGDDVRHGKPAPEPYLVGAKRLGKAAEECVVVEDAPVGIEAARAAGMQVIGITMTHCREELECAVVVDRLSALRILVGEADRLVVQIE; encoded by the coding sequence ATGACACAACTAGAGTGTGAGGCCATTCTATTTGACCTCGATGGTGTTCTCATCGACTCCACGAGCTGCATTACTCGCCACTGGCAGGAATGGACTCGCCAGCACGGTCTTGAAATGGCTGCGGTGATGCAGGTGGCGCACGGACTCAGAACGGTGGAAACGATGCGGCTCGTAGCCCCTCATCTGGATGCCGAGAAGGAAGCGGAACGTTTCACGGCCATTGAGGTAGCGGACACAGAGGGTGTCGTGGCGATAGAGGGAGCATCACGAACATTGAACGGGCTTCCCAAAGGTGTCTGGACCATCGTGACCTCAGGCAGCCACGACCTTGCCAGGGCTCGACTGACGCGGGCGGGTTTGCCGGTTCCTGATACACTTGTGAGTGGTGATGATGTCAGGCATGGTAAGCCAGCGCCAGAGCCCTATCTTGTGGGAGCGAAACGGCTGGGCAAGGCAGCAGAGGAATGCGTGGTCGTAGAGGATGCCCCAGTGGGGATTGAGGCAGCGCGTGCGGCTGGGATGCAAGTGATAGGCATTACAATGACCCACTGCCGGGAAGAGCTTGAATGCGCAGTTGTCGTTGACCGGCTGTCTGCACTGCGCATTTTGGTAGGAGAGGCAGATCGCCTGGTGGTTCAGATAGAGTAG
- a CDS encoding nuclear transport factor 2 family protein, which translates to MEDTIAIKEIRSILQQFQNGYKERDIEKLDEFVSLFVQNDDIELIGIGASERGGDEWFEGVDKVREIIQSDWEYWGKVEIEVPGAKISTKGDVAWLTTVGTLEQTDTFDKALPQYLDQMKRIIEEENKDADEKLLEASHFGVRRLRERLKGVGYKWPFVISAVLTKEETQWRFHTIHWSMPVD; encoded by the coding sequence ATGGAAGATACAATAGCTATCAAAGAAATCAGAAGCATATTACAGCAGTTTCAGAATGGGTACAAAGAGCGTGATATCGAAAAATTGGATGAGTTTGTATCACTTTTTGTTCAAAATGATGACATAGAATTAATTGGAATTGGGGCATCCGAAAGAGGAGGGGATGAGTGGTTTGAAGGAGTAGACAAAGTAAGAGAAATAATCCAATCTGACTGGGAATATTGGGGAAAGGTTGAGATAGAGGTGCCAGGCGCAAAGATAAGTACAAAAGGAGATGTTGCCTGGCTGACAACAGTGGGAACTTTGGAGCAAACTGATACATTTGACAAAGCCCTGCCACAGTACTTAGATCAGATGAAGAGAATAATTGAAGAAGAAAACAAAGATGCGGATGAGAAGTTATTGGAAGCATCTCATTTTGGTGTAAGAAGACTGAGAGAGCGATTGAAGGGTGTGGGATATAAGTGGCCGTTTGTGATTAGCGCAGTATTGACGAAAGAAGAAACACAATGGCGATTTCACACAATCCATTGGTCAATGCCTGTTGATTGA